Genomic window (Devosia chinhatensis):
CCGATCACCAGAAGGGCCCCGGCCATGGCCAGGCGGCTGCGCAGGTAATGGGCGCCGAACCGCCCGGCGATGACGGAGGCGATCAGCACGCCGATCGAGAACGGGGTATTGGTCAGCCCCGAATGCAGCGGCGAGAAGCCGAAGCCCGATTGCAGCAGCAGCGAGATGACGAGGAACATGCCCGGAATGCCCGAGGCAAAGACCGTGATCACGAAAGCACCGAACATGTAGTCGCGATTGGCCAGAAGGACATAATTGAGCAATTGCGGCAGCCCTGCCTGCGCCCGCCGCTTCTGCCAGACGGTAAAGACACCGAGCAGCGCCACGCCCGCCGCCATCATGGCAAAGCTCCAGGCCGGCCAGCCAAAGGCCCGGCCTTCGATGATCGGAAAGACCAGCGCGACGATACCAAGACCGAAAAGCGCGATCCCCACGTAATCGTTGCTGAGATCCTTATGACCCGGCAGGCGCGGGATCAGCATCGAGCCGGCCACGATGGCGGCAATGCCGATGGGAATATTGACGAGAAAGATCGGTTGCCAGTCGAGGCCGAACAATTGCGCATCGATGAGCACGCCACCCAGGATCGGACCGCACACCGAGGCGAGGCCTGCCGATAGCCCGAACAGCGAAAAGGCCTGTCCGCGCTCATTGGGTGGAAACGTCACCGTTGCGATCGCCAGCACTTGCGGGGTCATCATCGCCCCGCCAATGCCCTGCAGGATGCGCGCGGCGATCAGCATCTCGATATTGGGGGCGAGGCCGCAAAGCGCCGACGCTGCGGTGAACGCACCAACGCCCCAGAGGAACATGCGGGTGCGCCCCAAAATGTCGCCCAGTCGGCCGAAAGGCAGCAGACCCAGCGCGAAGGCCAGGACATAGGCGGCCACCACCCATTCGATCTGGCTATCGGTGGCGCCAAGATTTTCGCGCATCGACGGCAGCGCCACATTGACGATGGTGACGTCAATCAAGTTCATGAAATTGGCGATCAGCAGGATGGCCAGCGACAGCCAGCGGCGCGGATCGGGAGGACTGGCCGTTTCGGCCGCAAAAGTCTGGGACATCAGAGGTCTCCGGGGATCATATCTGGCGGGCAATGAAGGCACGTTCGAATTCGGCGAAGACGGTCCGCACGTCCTCCCGATCGGGTCGGGAAATACGCCAGCTTGCCACCATGCCCGCATAGATGCGGGCGGCGGCGTAGGCGTCGATATCGGCGCGCAGCGAGCCATCGGCGGCGCCCTTGCGAAACAGACCGGCCAGGTCGGCCAGCCAGCCGCTGCGCATGGGCTGGATGATCGCGGCGATGGCGGGGTCGCGCCGCGCCCGTTCGGTCAGCTCGGCCATGACGGCCAGCCGCTCGGGCGCCTGCTCCCAGGATTCGAGCGCATCGTCGAACTCCATACGCAGCAAGTCGAGCCCGCTCTTGCCCTCGCGGGGATGGCTCATGTCCTGAGCAACAAATTCGGCCTTGAGTCTCTGGGCGACGAGCGCCACGAGGGCCTCCTTGCTCGGCACGTGATAATGCAGGGTAGCGATATTGATGCCGACCCGCGCTGCGATGTCGCGCATGCGCAGGCCTTCGAGACCCTTTTCGACAATGAGCGCCCGGGCGGCATCGGCAATGGCGTGGCGCCGCTCGTCGCTGCTTTCCCGCTTCTGGCTATCCTGTTCCATGGCGCGATCCTTTACGCCTCGCCCCTGGCTTAATCAATCACTTGATTGAGACAAAATGGTTTGCTCTCCAGAGGTCTTGCAGACTGCCCTGCGGTTGACTTTTTGAGCCGTCCGGCGTCCATCACCGATCAAGATACCCGCCGGAAGACGTGCCAATGACCGATTATGTCCGCAAGATCCTGACCTCTTCCGTCTATGAAGTGGCCGAGCAGACCCCGCTCGAGAAAATGGCGCTGCTCTCCGAGCGGCTGGGTCGGGACATCCTGGTCAAGCGCGAAGACCTGCAACCGGTCTTCTCCTTCAAGATTCGCGGCGCCCATAACCGCATCGTGCACCTCAGCGCCGAAGAGCGCGCCCGCGGCGTGATCTGCGCATCCGCCGGCAATCATGCCCAGGGCGTCGCCCTCTCCGCCACGCGGCTGGGCATTCGCGCGGTGGTGGTGATGCCCACGACCACCCCGGTGATCAAGGTCAATGCGGTGCGCCGGCTGGGGGGCGAGGTGGTGCTGTTCGGCGACGGGTTCGACGCTGCCCGCGCCCATGCTGCCGGCCTGGCCGAGCGCCACGGCTATGTCTTCGTCCACCCCTTCGACGACCCCGACGTGATTGCCGGCCAAGGCACGGTGGGCCTTGAACTGATGCGCCAGCACCCCGAGCCCATCGGAGCCATCTATGTGCCGGTGGGCGGTGGCGGCCTGGCCGCAGGGATTGCCAGCTTCGTCAAGTTCCTCCGCCCCGAAATCCGCGTTATCGGTGTCGAACCGGAAGAAGCGGCAAGCATGAAGGCTGCCATCGCAGCCGGAAAGCCGGTGCCGCTCGACCAGGTGGGTCTATTTGCCGACGGCGTCGCCGTGCGCCAGGTCGGCGAGGAAACCTTCCGTCTCTGCCGCGAGTTGCTGGACGATATCGTGACCGTCACGGCCGACGAAATCTGCGCCGCCATCAAGGATATCTTCGACGATCATCGCGCCATTACCGAACCGGCTGGAGCGCTCGCCCTGGCCGGGCTGCGCCGTGATATCGAGACCGGCAATGCGCCACAAGGCGCCCTCATTGCCATCAATTCAGGCGCCAATGTCAATTTCGACCGGCTGCGCTATGTCGCCGAACGCGCCGAGATCGGCGAGCGGGCGGAGGCGCTGCTGGCCGTGACCATTCCCGAAAAACCCGGCTCCTACCGGGCCTTCATCCGGCTCATCGGCAACCGCGCCATCACCGAGTTCAATTATCGCTACGCCCCGGGGGGCAGCGCCAATATCTTCGTGGGTGTGAAACTGGCGCGCGGCGATGCCGAAAAGCACGAGATCATTACCCTGCTCGAGGGCAACGGGCTGAGCGTCACCGACATGACCGACAACGAGGTCGCCAAGCTCCATGTCCGCCACATGGTGGGCGGTCGGGTCGCGGGCATGGATGACGAGCGGGTGTTCCGTTTCCAGTTTCCCGAACGACCCGGCGCGCTGCTCAAGTTTCTCGAAGGGCTCAACGATGCCTGGAACATTTCGCTGTTCCACTACCGCAATCACGGCGCCGATTACGGCCGGGTCCTGGTGGGCGTCGAGGTGCCCGAACCGACGCGCGCGGACTTCTTCGCCCATATCGAGGCCATCGGCTTTCCCTATTGGGACGAAACGGAAAATCCGGCCTATCGACAGTTTCTCGAATTGCCTCGCAACCGCTGAAGCCGGTCCGACATTAGGCTGAAATAGACGCTCTCTATCGTCGAGGGACGCAATTTGGCCGCGAACCCATTGCAATTGCTTGGACAAGGCGCAAATTGCTGGTGAAGGCGCGGGCGCACCAGCCACGATTATTCAATCCTGAGGGACCACGGACATGCTTGGAAAGACGAAGACAAAAGGCCTGATGCTGGCAACCGGCCTGGCAACCCTGGCCATGATGCAACCGGCAATGGCGCTCGACGCCGAGGCCTTCGTCAATCGCATCGAGGCGGTTTATGGCGCCATGGGCTACCAGTTCGACTTCGGTCCAGCCACCGCCGAGGGCACCACGATCACCGTGGATGGCGTGACCGTTTCGTTCGAGGGCATGAGCGAAGAGCCTTTCGAGCTCGACACCACCCTCACTTTCACCGGCGTCGAGGAATTCGAAGACGGCTCCTTCACTGCCGAAGAGCTTACCATCCCGGACATCGATACCGAATTCGCCAGCGATCCGGTGGGCCATATCAGCGTCACCGGCATGGTCCTGCAGGACCTCTGGCTGCCGCCCGAGGGCGATACCAGCGCCGAGGCCATGATGCAGACGGTGGGTCGCATGGCGTCCGGCCCCTTGGTCATCTCCCGCGATGGCGCCGAAGTCATCAAGATCGACAGCATGGAAGCTGTTTCCGACTTCACCTATGCCGAGGACGACTCGCTCGAATCCATCGTCTCGAGCGTCTCGATCGCCAATATCTGGGCCGACCTGTCCACCGTGGGCGAGGAAGAGCCCGAAGCCGGCGCGGTCATCGAGGCGCTCGGTCTCACCAATATCAGCGGCAATATCAGCCAGTCGCTGACCTGGACCATGGCCGATGGCCGCATGACCATCGATGAAGGCCTGATGGACTTTGCCGATATCGGCGCGCTCAACATCACCTTCGACATCAGCGGCTTTACGCTGGACGTTCTGGACAAGATCTACGCCATGCAGTCCAGCGACCTCGATCCCGAGAGCGAGGAAGGCCAGGCCGAACAGATGATGATGGGCATGCAGCTCGCCCAGGCCCTGTCCATCGTCAGCGCCAATGTGCGTTATGACGATGCGGGCCTGGCGCCGCGCCTGCTCGACATGTTTGCCGCCCAGTCGGGCGTCGAGCGTGCCCAGTTCGTGGAATCGATCAAGCCTGCCGTGCCCGCCATGGTCGGCCAGGCCGGCATACCCCAGCTGACCGAGATGGTCGTGCCGGCGGTCAACGCCTTCCTCGACGATCCGCAGAGCTTCGAGGTCAATGTCGCCCCGCCCAGCCCGACGAGCCTGCTGGTCCTGGCTGCTGCCGGCGCCAACCCGGCCGGCCTGATCACGGCGCTTGGCCTGACCATCACGGCAAACCAGTAACGCGCCTGTGCGGGAGCCGTGCCCCGGCTCCCGCGCTTTGCTGATGAAGCCTTCATAGTTTTCGGGCATGATCGGCACATGACTTCCCTCAGCCACATCACCGACTGGGTGTTCGACCTCGACAACACCCTTTATCCGCGCGAATGCAACCTCTTCGCGCAGATCGATATCCGCATCACCAATTACGTGATGGACATAACGCGGCTGGACTTCGCCGCTGCCCGGGCGTTGCAGAAGGACTATTACCGGGATTTCGGCACCACGCTGAACGGGCTCATGCACAAGCACGAGATCAACCCCGACCACTTCCTCACCGATGTACATGCCATCGACTATGCACCGGTCGATCCGCACCCTGCGCTGGTCGAGGCCATCCGCGCCCTGCCGGGCCGCAAGTTCATCCTCACCAATGGCGATACCGGCCATGCCCGCGCCGTGCTGGCCCGGCTGGGCGGCAGCGAGCTGTTCGAGCACGTGCACGACATCCGCGCCATGACCTTCGTGCCCAAGCC
Coding sequences:
- a CDS encoding DHA2 family efflux MFS transporter permease subunit; translation: MSQTFAAETASPPDPRRWLSLAILLIANFMNLIDVTIVNVALPSMRENLGATDSQIEWVVAAYVLAFALGLLPFGRLGDILGRTRMFLWGVGAFTAASALCGLAPNIEMLIAARILQGIGGAMMTPQVLAIATVTFPPNERGQAFSLFGLSAGLASVCGPILGGVLIDAQLFGLDWQPIFLVNIPIGIAAIVAGSMLIPRLPGHKDLSNDYVGIALFGLGIVALVFPIIEGRAFGWPAWSFAMMAAGVALLGVFTVWQKRRAQAGLPQLLNYVLLANRDYMFGAFVITVFASGIPGMFLVISLLLQSGFGFSPLHSGLTNTPFSIGVLIASVIAGRFGAHYLRSRLAMAGALLVIGIGWLHFVIAGAGDTIDSWSFLPPLLAAGVGLGTGFSSLFQLVLRNVPPRDAGAGSGALQAFQQVGGALGIALVGQIFFSQLAGNFAHGQAPNAAFADAAALALWYQVVAFGVVLAMAFLFKPSGRAPQGQGAPVVVEA
- a CDS encoding TetR/AcrR family transcriptional regulator — translated: MEQDSQKRESSDERRHAIADAARALIVEKGLEGLRMRDIAARVGINIATLHYHVPSKEALVALVAQRLKAEFVAQDMSHPREGKSGLDLLRMEFDDALESWEQAPERLAVMAELTERARRDPAIAAIIQPMRSGWLADLAGLFRKGAADGSLRADIDAYAAARIYAGMVASWRISRPDREDVRTVFAEFERAFIARQI
- the ilvA gene encoding threonine ammonia-lyase, biosynthetic, with product MTDYVRKILTSSVYEVAEQTPLEKMALLSERLGRDILVKREDLQPVFSFKIRGAHNRIVHLSAEERARGVICASAGNHAQGVALSATRLGIRAVVVMPTTTPVIKVNAVRRLGGEVVLFGDGFDAARAHAAGLAERHGYVFVHPFDDPDVIAGQGTVGLELMRQHPEPIGAIYVPVGGGGLAAGIASFVKFLRPEIRVIGVEPEEAASMKAAIAAGKPVPLDQVGLFADGVAVRQVGEETFRLCRELLDDIVTVTADEICAAIKDIFDDHRAITEPAGALALAGLRRDIETGNAPQGALIAINSGANVNFDRLRYVAERAEIGERAEALLAVTIPEKPGSYRAFIRLIGNRAITEFNYRYAPGGSANIFVGVKLARGDAEKHEIITLLEGNGLSVTDMTDNEVAKLHVRHMVGGRVAGMDDERVFRFQFPERPGALLKFLEGLNDAWNISLFHYRNHGADYGRVLVGVEVPEPTRADFFAHIEAIGFPYWDETENPAYRQFLELPRNR
- a CDS encoding pyrimidine 5'-nucleotidase codes for the protein MTSLSHITDWVFDLDNTLYPRECNLFAQIDIRITNYVMDITRLDFAAARALQKDYYRDFGTTLNGLMHKHEINPDHFLTDVHAIDYAPVDPHPALVEAIRALPGRKFILTNGDTGHARAVLARLGGSELFEHVHDIRAMTFVPKPHRAAYDGFLALHNIDPRRAIMFDDLEKNLVVPHDLGMATVQVVPGEGFAHDQVDAWELGRTTGPHVHHITGDLAGFLRNLP